One genomic window of Quercus lobata isolate SW786 chromosome 9, ValleyOak3.0 Primary Assembly, whole genome shotgun sequence includes the following:
- the LOC115962213 gene encoding chloroplast processing peptidase-like, producing MSFMKPSALYMFLTTYVSFRWMPCQSWGFLRWPGLDGFLRLLVVVLLWSMFSEIRYITSNSMHPTLREHDRVIIEKASYYIRSPAVHDIVTFQDPTQQLGDKEEIVFIKRIVAKAGDLVQVNGGCLYVNGIAQNEDFIAERPRYESYLTYVPKGHVYVLGDNRNKSYDSHDWGPLPVKNIVGRYVMCCYRPSES from the exons ATGAGTTTCATGAAGCCCTCCGCATTGTACATGTTTCTTACCACCTACGTTTCGTTCCGGTGGATGCCTTGCCAGAGTTGGGGGTTTCTCCGGTGGCCGGGGCTTGATGGGTTCTTGAGGCTTTTGGTGGTTGTGCTTTTATGGTCTATGTTTTCAGAGATTCGGTACATTACCTCAAATTCCATGCACCCAACTCTTCGTGAACATGATCGGGTGATCATCGAAAAG GCCTCATATTACATTAGAAGTCCTGCTGTACATGATATTGTGACATTCCAAGATCCAACACAG CAACTTGGTGACAAGGAGGAAATTGTTTTCATAAAGAGAATTGTTGCAAAAGCAGGAGATTTAGTTCAG GTCAATGGTGGATGTCTCTATGTCAATGGAATTGCTCAAAATGAAGATTTCATAGCAGAGCGCCCAAGATATGAATCATATTTAACT TATGTGCCTAAAGGTCATGTTTATGTCTTGGGTGACAACAGAAACAAGAGTTATGACTCCCATGATTG GGGGCCCCTTCCGGTCAAAAACATTGTTGGAAGATATGTCATGTGTTGTTACAGACCTTCAGAGAGTTGA